In Legionella spiritensis, the following proteins share a genomic window:
- the rnhB gene encoding ribonuclease HII, with the protein MSYLIAGVDEAGRGPLAGPVVSAAVILAKPIAGVTDSKKITALKRKKLAEIIRSEAVCYAYGRAEVEEIDELNIHHATLLSMKRAIEGLTVKPEKVMVDGIYIPEISVPCEAIVQGDLLIAEISAASILAKVSRDEEMEAMDALYPGYGFAEHKGYPTLRHRNALMALGPCPVHRKSYAPVANLLGREEV; encoded by the coding sequence ATGTCGTATTTGATTGCGGGGGTTGACGAGGCAGGCAGAGGACCGTTAGCCGGACCGGTGGTATCGGCGGCGGTTATCCTTGCCAAACCGATTGCAGGAGTGACGGACTCTAAAAAAATCACTGCCCTGAAACGAAAAAAACTGGCGGAAATTATCAGAAGTGAAGCGGTTTGTTATGCTTATGGACGGGCGGAAGTAGAAGAAATCGATGAGTTGAATATTCATCATGCGACGTTATTGTCTATGAAGCGAGCGATAGAAGGGTTAACTGTCAAACCCGAAAAAGTCATGGTAGATGGCATCTATATACCTGAAATCTCTGTGCCTTGCGAAGCCATTGTTCAGGGGGACTTGCTGATTGCTGAAATAAGCGCGGCATCCATTTTAGCCAAAGTGTCTCGTGATGAAGAGATGGAAGCAATGGATGCGCTTTATCCCGGTTATGGTTTTGCTGAACACAAAGGGTATCCAACGCTCAGGCATCGCAATGCGCTCATGGCGCTCGGCCCCTGTCCTGTTCACCGAAAATCGTACGCGCCAGTCGCGAATTTGCTGGGAAGGGAAGAAGTTTAA
- the rodA gene encoding rod shape-determining protein RodA — protein sequence MNHHHPRPVYRFTRKSIHVDPPLLGLLLAVIAFGILILYSASNQDMGMVVRQLMRLSFALFVMMVFAMVPPHKYKIWTPWIYFLGLTLLIAVMLMGKIGKGAQRWLDLGIFRFQPSEIMKLAVPMMAAWYFDRKPIPVDLKSLAIAAVLIFIPVVLIARQPDLGTAIMVLCAGLSVIFLAGVSFRILLALLSLIAVSAPLLWHFLHDYQRQRIYTLLNPEQDPLGSGYHIIQSKIAIGSGGAFGKGWLAGSQSHLNFLPEHATDFIFAVSGEEFGFIGSTLLIMLFILVSLRGLYIARHAQTSYTRLLAASLAMTFFLSAFVNIGMVMGLLPVVGIPLPLISYGGTAMVTFLASFGILMSISSHRILFTSLS from the coding sequence ATGAATCACCATCACCCTCGTCCTGTTTATCGTTTTACCCGTAAATCCATTCATGTGGATCCCCCTTTGCTGGGTTTGTTATTAGCCGTTATTGCTTTTGGTATTCTTATTTTATATAGCGCTTCCAATCAGGATATGGGTATGGTTGTCCGGCAATTGATGCGGCTGTCTTTTGCGTTGTTCGTTATGATGGTTTTCGCTATGGTTCCGCCTCATAAATACAAAATATGGACACCATGGATTTATTTTCTGGGTTTGACGTTGCTCATTGCCGTAATGCTGATGGGAAAAATAGGAAAAGGCGCTCAACGCTGGCTTGATCTGGGTATATTTCGATTTCAGCCTTCAGAAATCATGAAGCTGGCCGTTCCGATGATGGCCGCATGGTATTTTGACCGAAAACCGATCCCTGTTGACCTGAAAAGCCTGGCAATAGCTGCCGTGTTAATTTTTATTCCGGTCGTACTAATAGCAAGGCAGCCTGATCTGGGGACAGCCATTATGGTTTTATGCGCCGGATTAAGTGTTATTTTTCTTGCCGGGGTCAGTTTTCGTATTTTGCTGGCACTGCTCAGCCTGATCGCGGTATCCGCTCCCCTCTTATGGCATTTTTTACACGATTACCAAAGGCAGAGGATTTATACCCTGCTCAACCCGGAACAGGATCCGCTCGGTTCCGGTTATCATATTATCCAATCAAAAATCGCTATAGGCTCCGGTGGTGCGTTCGGTAAAGGCTGGCTGGCCGGCAGTCAATCCCATCTGAATTTTTTACCCGAACATGCGACGGATTTTATTTTTGCCGTCAGCGGCGAGGAATTCGGTTTTATAGGCAGTACGCTGTTAATTATGCTGTTTATACTGGTTTCCTTGCGCGGGCTTTATATCGCCAGGCATGCGCAAACCAGTTATACGCGCTTGCTCGCAGCCAGTTTGGCCATGACCTTTTTCCTATCCGCATTCGTCAATATAGGGATGGTCATGGGGCTATTGCCGGTTGTCGGGATCCCGCTGCCTTTAATCAGCTACGGCGGCACGGCCATGGTGACTTTTCTGGCCAGCTTTGGCATTCTGATGTCGATTAGTTCCCATCGAATTTTATTCACATCCCTATCTTAA
- the mrdA gene encoding penicillin-binding protein 2, which produces MRLNNPVKNDRQEVRIHRFRLNILVFFIVLLSAALILRLGYLQISQFKRYETMSLKNQMNIIPIAPPRGIILDRNGVVLAENIPVYVLEIIPERVGNMDETLAGLRALLPSISDDDMENFKRARNQNRSYVPIPLKLKLTQDDVATFAINQYRFTGVSIKARLMRFYPMGEITAHFLGYVGRINVQELQHVDNANYRATNFIGKVGIEKYYEDILHGQVGYQQVETDVSGRTVRELNKQNPVSGEKLYLTIDSRLQKIAFEAMKGKRGAVVAMNTTSGDILAMISAPSYDPNVFVQGITLSEYKKLSGSQERPLYNRAVRGLYPPASTVKPFVGLAGLEKGVIDTNWKVYDPGWYKLQGMSHVYKDWKKRGHGFINLKRAITVSCDTYFYQLGYKLGISGIEDMLSQFGFGQLTHVDLYEEAPGILPSASWKKRTKGLSWYPGDTLITAIGQGFMLASPLQLANATATMGQKGKRYRPHLLHKSVQSERGETRKYNVLEEYPIRLKDKNNWDIIADAMHSVITSNEGTGYRFGRNTPYTVAAKTGTAQVFGGKHYENKRNQVIPEFLRDHSLFIGFAPYEKPEIAIAVMVENDHQASNVARKVMDAYFELKKSESSS; this is translated from the coding sequence ATGCGACTGAATAATCCGGTAAAAAATGATCGTCAGGAAGTCCGAATTCATCGCTTTCGTCTGAATATACTGGTTTTCTTTATTGTTTTATTATCCGCAGCGCTGATACTGCGTCTGGGGTACCTGCAAATTTCCCAGTTTAAACGATACGAGACCATGTCTCTGAAAAATCAGATGAATATCATACCAATCGCCCCACCCAGAGGAATTATTCTGGATAGAAATGGTGTTGTTCTGGCTGAAAACATTCCCGTTTATGTTCTGGAGATTATTCCGGAGCGAGTCGGGAACATGGATGAAACCCTTGCCGGGCTTCGAGCGCTTCTTCCCTCTATCAGCGACGATGACATGGAAAATTTCAAACGCGCCCGCAATCAAAATCGTTCTTATGTCCCTATCCCACTCAAATTGAAACTGACCCAGGACGATGTTGCTACCTTTGCAATTAATCAATACCGATTTACCGGCGTTAGCATCAAAGCCCGTTTAATGCGCTTTTACCCCATGGGAGAAATTACCGCGCATTTTCTGGGTTACGTGGGTCGTATTAACGTGCAGGAGTTGCAACATGTCGACAATGCAAATTATCGCGCCACCAACTTTATCGGCAAGGTCGGCATCGAAAAATATTATGAGGACATACTGCACGGCCAGGTCGGCTATCAACAGGTCGAAACGGACGTCAGCGGCAGAACAGTTCGGGAGCTTAACAAGCAAAACCCGGTTTCGGGTGAAAAACTGTATTTAACGATTGACAGCCGCCTGCAAAAAATTGCCTTTGAAGCAATGAAAGGCAAGCGTGGCGCGGTGGTTGCCATGAATACCACCAGCGGCGACATTCTCGCTATGATTAGTGCACCCAGTTATGATCCGAACGTTTTTGTGCAAGGCATTACCTTATCGGAATACAAAAAACTGTCCGGCTCGCAAGAAAGACCATTATATAATCGGGCTGTAAGAGGATTATATCCACCAGCATCGACCGTGAAGCCGTTTGTCGGACTTGCAGGTCTTGAGAAAGGTGTTATTGATACCAATTGGAAAGTTTATGATCCAGGCTGGTACAAACTACAGGGAATGAGCCATGTCTATAAAGACTGGAAAAAACGTGGTCATGGTTTCATTAATCTTAAACGGGCTATTACCGTGTCCTGCGATACTTATTTTTATCAACTCGGCTATAAATTAGGTATTTCCGGTATTGAAGATATGCTAAGTCAGTTCGGTTTTGGTCAACTAACGCATGTTGACCTGTATGAGGAGGCACCGGGTATTTTACCCAGTGCCTCCTGGAAAAAAAGAACCAAGGGGTTGTCCTGGTATCCCGGGGACACGCTCATTACGGCCATAGGCCAGGGATTTATGCTGGCTTCTCCCCTGCAACTGGCCAACGCAACCGCAACCATGGGCCAGAAAGGCAAGCGTTATCGTCCCCACCTTCTTCACAAGTCGGTGCAAAGTGAGCGGGGAGAAACCCGCAAATACAATGTGCTTGAAGAATATCCCATCCGCCTTAAAGATAAAAACAACTGGGATATTATCGCGGATGCCATGCACTCGGTTATTACCAGCAATGAGGGAACAGGCTATCGTTTTGGCCGCAATACACCCTATACGGTGGCGGCAAAAACCGGAACCGCACAAGTGTTTGGCGGTAAGCATTATGAAAATAAACGCAATCAGGTTATTCCCGAGTTTTTAAGAGATCATTCCCTGTTTATCGGTTTTGCGCCTTATGAAAAGCCGGAAATTGCCATAGCGGTTATGGTTGAGAATGATCATCAAGCCTCCAATGTGGCTCGTAAAGTCATGGATGCCTATTTCGAACTGAAAAAAAGTGAATCCTCGTCATGA
- the rlmH gene encoding 23S rRNA (pseudouridine(1915)-N(3))-methyltransferase RlmH → MLKITVIACGNKMPGWVGEAVREYTKRLREFAHVQIIEIPLMKRSGASDIERIMDKEAQQIAHAIPGGARVIALAINGQMFSSETLAARLESLQQTSSHLCFIIGGPEGLATRILARSQELWSLSGLTLPHPLARVVLLEAIYRALAIINHHPYHK, encoded by the coding sequence ATGTTAAAAATAACCGTCATTGCCTGTGGTAATAAAATGCCTGGCTGGGTAGGCGAGGCCGTACGCGAATATACAAAACGGCTGAGGGAATTCGCGCACGTACAGATTATTGAAATTCCTTTAATGAAACGCTCCGGTGCGAGCGATATCGAACGAATCATGGATAAGGAAGCGCAACAGATTGCTCACGCTATTCCAGGCGGTGCGCGAGTGATTGCCCTTGCTATCAACGGACAAATGTTCAGTAGTGAAACGCTTGCGGCCAGGCTGGAGTCTTTGCAACAGACATCAAGCCATCTCTGTTTCATTATCGGCGGCCCCGAAGGTTTGGCGACCCGGATTCTTGCCCGAAGTCAGGAGCTATGGTCATTGTCGGGGTTAACGTTACCTCATCCGCTTGCCCGTGTTGTTCTGCTGGAGGCAATCTATCGTGCTCTGGCAATAATTAATCATCACCCTTACCACAAATGA
- the rsfS gene encoding ribosome silencing factor: MPNQPGSLQLLLSILDEMQAIDIKTIDVSHQTTVTDYMILCSGRSSRHVKSIAEAAMEKMKSNGFSALGSHGVETGDWALVDFGDFVLHVMQPDSRAFYNLEGLWNHDG; the protein is encoded by the coding sequence ATGCCAAACCAACCCGGATCATTACAACTCCTTTTGTCGATTCTTGATGAAATGCAAGCGATAGATATCAAAACCATTGATGTCAGTCATCAGACGACGGTAACCGACTATATGATTCTGTGTAGCGGCCGCTCCTCAAGGCATGTCAAATCCATTGCCGAGGCAGCCATGGAGAAAATGAAATCGAATGGATTTTCAGCACTCGGTTCTCACGGCGTTGAAACAGGAGATTGGGCGCTGGTGGATTTTGGCGACTTTGTTTTACACGTTATGCAGCCCGATAGTCGAGCTTTTTATAATCTTGAAGGTTTATGGAACCACGACGGCTGA
- a CDS encoding peptide MFS transporter yields the protein MHTGIKHPISLRVFFATEMWERYGFYVVQSLLALYLAKHYHWSDKNTYALVGSFTALTYLSPVVGGWVADHILGQKRTVLSGAVFLFFSYITLTVCSSKQSMLGALAGIAVGTGLLKSNISSLLGNEYPVDSPKRESGFTIFYMGITTGIILGTTVPSYITRYFGWPATFASAAFGMLIAFAVFLFGIKRYRIADYQPFHFNLFKLLSALILIMLLWLFSVCILSYSGFADFAFLAIVALSSIYLLYTASRESGEQAQQTLVIGILCIISVMFWTFYFQMFLSLTLFIARVVEPKIFGIPFPPPYYVSVQSAGMIVFGYLLVRKKSHPNSEQNRKKIGDKFVLSLLFMSLSYGIIMLVCRVTHGSSLLSPLYFIPAYLLISIAELFLSPVGLSAVTILASRHRVSTMMGIFFVSLGTGGYLSGKLAGITAISNHSLPVSALKEHYAQGFTTLFLLLVTATIVCYFLNRVICRLMAVKQDGLEKF from the coding sequence GTGCATACTGGAATCAAACATCCTATTTCATTACGTGTTTTTTTTGCCACAGAAATGTGGGAGCGCTACGGGTTTTATGTTGTACAATCCCTCTTGGCCCTGTATCTTGCCAAACATTATCACTGGTCTGACAAAAACACCTACGCCCTGGTCGGATCATTCACGGCCCTGACGTACTTGTCCCCGGTCGTTGGCGGATGGGTAGCCGACCACATCCTGGGCCAGAAACGAACGGTATTATCCGGTGCGGTATTTCTCTTTTTCAGTTATATCACCCTAACGGTTTGCTCATCGAAACAATCCATGCTGGGCGCGTTGGCGGGGATAGCCGTTGGAACCGGTCTTCTCAAATCCAACATTTCCTCCTTATTGGGTAATGAGTACCCTGTTGATTCGCCGAAACGTGAAAGCGGTTTTACCATTTTTTACATGGGTATTACCACAGGCATTATTCTGGGAACCACGGTACCAAGCTATATTACCCGTTATTTTGGCTGGCCGGCTACGTTTGCAAGCGCCGCTTTCGGGATGCTCATTGCCTTTGCCGTTTTTCTATTTGGAATCAAACGTTATCGCATTGCCGATTATCAGCCGTTTCACTTTAACCTGTTTAAACTGTTGAGCGCGTTGATATTGATTATGCTGCTCTGGTTGTTTTCCGTTTGTATTCTATCCTACAGCGGATTTGCCGATTTTGCATTTCTGGCTATCGTCGCGCTGTCCTCGATCTATCTCCTGTATACCGCCTCCCGCGAATCGGGGGAACAAGCGCAGCAAACACTGGTCATCGGTATTTTATGTATTATTTCAGTCATGTTCTGGACATTTTATTTTCAAATGTTTTTGTCGCTGACTCTTTTTATCGCCCGGGTTGTTGAACCGAAAATTTTTGGCATCCCCTTTCCCCCACCTTATTATGTGAGTGTCCAGAGTGCTGGCATGATAGTGTTCGGTTATCTTCTGGTACGAAAAAAATCACACCCGAATTCGGAACAAAATCGAAAAAAAATTGGTGACAAATTTGTTTTGTCCCTGCTTTTTATGAGTCTTTCCTATGGCATTATTATGCTCGTATGCCGGGTAACCCATGGCAGCAGCCTGTTATCGCCGCTTTACTTTATTCCGGCTTATTTGCTGATTTCCATAGCCGAGCTTTTTCTATCTCCTGTCGGCCTTTCGGCCGTTACCATTCTGGCCAGTCGTCACCGGGTCAGTACCATGATGGGTATATTTTTTGTTTCTCTGGGTACGGGCGGGTATCTCTCGGGTAAACTGGCAGGCATTACCGCAATCAGCAATCATTCATTGCCGGTCTCGGCGTTAAAGGAACATTACGCGCAGGGATTTACAACACTGTTTCTATTACTGGTTACAGCGACGATTGTTTGTTATTTTCTTAACCGGGTCATTTGCAGGTTAATGGCCGTGAAACAGGATGGATTGGAAAAGTTCTGA
- the hutU gene encoding urocanate hydratase, with protein sequence MNKTNNSRSLSANRGTRLQAKSWLTEAALRMLHNNLDEDVAENPSQLIVYGGLGKAARNWECFDKIVDVLKNLDSNQTLLIQSGKPVGVFTTHEEAPRVLIANSNLVPRWASWEHFNELDKKGLMMYGQMTAGSWIYIGSQGIIQGTYETFTAAAKKHFHGDLSGHWVLTAGLGGMGGAQPLAATMAGASVLAVECDLSRIKKRLATRYLDKYSDNLDEALRWIEESCREKKPLSVALLANAADIYPELLQRGIKPSIITDQTSAHDPLNGYLPSGWTLEQARELRLSAPEKVVSAARKSMAVQVKAMIAFHNMGIPVFDYGNNIRQMAFEEGVDDAFTIPGFVPAYIRPLFCEGIGPFRWVALSGDPEDIYATDNKVRELIPDDHHLHRWLDMARDKIAFQGLPARICWIGLKDRARLALAFNDMVRTGELKAPVVIGRDHLDSGSVASPNRETEGMKDGSDAVSDWPLLNALLNCASGATWVSIHHGGGVGMGFSQHAGVVIVADGTEQAARRLARVLFNDPATGVMRHADAGYDLARQCAQENKLWLPMVEERSV encoded by the coding sequence ATGAACAAGACAAATAATTCTCGATCTCTGTCAGCAAATCGCGGCACACGTTTGCAGGCCAAAAGCTGGTTAACGGAAGCCGCCTTGCGCATGCTTCATAACAACCTTGATGAAGACGTAGCTGAAAATCCCTCGCAACTTATCGTCTATGGGGGACTTGGCAAAGCGGCGAGAAACTGGGAGTGCTTTGATAAAATTGTTGATGTGCTGAAAAATCTGGATAGCAATCAAACCCTGTTAATTCAATCCGGAAAACCGGTCGGTGTTTTTACGACCCACGAAGAGGCGCCAAGAGTACTTATCGCCAATTCCAATCTGGTACCAAGATGGGCAAGCTGGGAACATTTCAACGAACTGGATAAAAAAGGATTGATGATGTACGGTCAGATGACTGCGGGCAGTTGGATTTACATCGGATCGCAAGGCATTATCCAGGGTACCTACGAAACATTTACCGCCGCCGCAAAAAAACATTTTCATGGTGATTTATCAGGGCATTGGGTTTTGACGGCCGGATTGGGCGGTATGGGCGGCGCCCAGCCGCTCGCGGCAACCATGGCTGGTGCCAGCGTCCTTGCGGTGGAGTGTGATTTGTCACGGATTAAAAAACGTTTGGCCACACGTTATCTCGATAAATATAGCGATAATCTGGATGAAGCATTACGCTGGATAGAAGAGTCCTGTCGTGAAAAAAAACCGCTTTCCGTTGCTTTGCTGGCCAATGCCGCGGACATTTACCCGGAATTACTGCAACGAGGCATCAAACCGTCCATAATAACTGATCAGACAAGCGCCCACGATCCGCTGAATGGTTATCTTCCGTCCGGATGGACACTGGAACAGGCTCGTGAGTTGAGACTATCGGCACCGGAGAAAGTCGTATCCGCCGCCAGGAAATCAATGGCTGTGCAGGTGAAGGCGATGATCGCATTTCATAATATGGGAATACCGGTATTTGATTACGGCAATAATATCCGGCAGATGGCTTTTGAAGAGGGGGTTGATGACGCGTTTACCATCCCGGGATTCGTACCGGCCTACATCAGACCATTGTTCTGCGAGGGCATAGGGCCTTTCCGATGGGTCGCATTATCCGGCGATCCGGAAGATATCTATGCCACGGACAACAAGGTACGGGAATTAATTCCCGATGATCATCATTTGCATCGCTGGCTGGATATGGCGAGGGATAAAATCGCGTTTCAGGGCTTGCCGGCCAGAATCTGCTGGATAGGTTTAAAAGACAGGGCGCGTTTGGCGCTTGCGTTTAATGATATGGTACGAACCGGAGAGCTTAAAGCGCCTGTTGTTATCGGCCGTGACCATCTGGACTCCGGTTCCGTTGCCAGTCCCAATCGAGAAACGGAAGGGATGAAAGACGGCAGTGACGCGGTTTCGGACTGGCCTTTGCTCAATGCGCTCTTGAATTGTGCCAGCGGGGCGACATGGGTCAGCATACATCACGGCGGCGGGGTTGGTATGGGATTTTCACAGCATGCCGGAGTAGTCATAGTCGCCGACGGAACGGAACAGGCGGCCAGACGACTGGCCAGAGTCCTTTTCAATGATCCGGCTACAGGCGTCATGCGTCATGCCGACGCCGGCTATGATCTTGCCAGGCAATGCGCGCAGGAAAACAAACTTTGGCTGCCTATGGTTGAGGAAAGGAGCGTCTGA
- the hutH gene encoding histidine ammonia-lyase: MSDMFTIKPDQMTLKDYQWLVKNGIPCRLDKSCLPKIEASRDTVKTVVDSKKIVYGINTGFGSLANQIISSENLLQLQQNIVLSHACGTGDLLPDPVVALILLLKINSLAQGFSGVRLELIEALLALYNHGVYPCIPGRGSVGASGDLVPLAHMSLPLLGVGDVRHQGRILSAEEGLRIAGLTKLELAPKEGLALLNGLQVSCALCMDALFQTEQLFEVAMITGSMSVDAASGSDAPFDDRIHQARGHEAQIRVARRYKALLEGSVIRESHRGCHRVQDPYSLRCQPQIMGAVLHQIQFVSDTLQVEANAVSDNPLVFPEQGDILSGGNFHGEIIAMAADNLALAVAEIGSNAERRIALLIDRNFSGLPAFLVKEGGLNSGFMIAHVTAASCASDNKALAHPHCVDSLPTSANQEDHVSMSTNAARRLHAMNDNTATILAIELLAACQGLEFHQPLTTSPPLHNIYQRVRDVVKPYDKDRYFAPDIAVIKEMILRGEILSEVSQ, translated from the coding sequence ATGAGTGATATGTTTACCATCAAACCTGACCAAATGACGTTAAAGGATTATCAATGGCTGGTAAAAAACGGCATTCCTTGCCGACTTGACAAATCTTGCCTGCCGAAAATCGAGGCGTCCCGCGATACTGTCAAAACGGTGGTTGACAGCAAAAAAATTGTATACGGCATCAATACTGGTTTTGGCTCTCTGGCAAATCAGATTATATCTTCCGAAAATTTATTGCAATTGCAGCAAAATATCGTGCTTTCGCATGCCTGTGGTACCGGTGATTTACTGCCGGATCCGGTGGTTGCACTTATTCTGTTATTGAAAATAAACAGTCTGGCGCAGGGTTTTTCAGGTGTCAGGCTCGAACTGATTGAAGCGCTTTTAGCGCTGTACAACCATGGCGTTTATCCCTGTATTCCTGGCAGGGGATCGGTAGGGGCCTCCGGTGATTTGGTACCTCTCGCCCATATGTCGCTGCCGTTGCTTGGTGTTGGTGACGTCAGGCATCAGGGACGTATCCTGTCTGCGGAGGAAGGCTTGCGTATAGCCGGTTTAACGAAGCTTGAATTGGCGCCCAAAGAGGGACTTGCCTTATTAAACGGCCTGCAGGTTTCCTGTGCGTTGTGCATGGATGCGTTGTTTCAGACTGAACAGCTTTTTGAAGTAGCCATGATCACCGGCAGCATGTCGGTTGACGCAGCGTCAGGCAGTGACGCGCCTTTTGACGACCGGATTCACCAGGCAAGAGGACATGAAGCCCAGATCCGGGTAGCTCGCAGGTACAAGGCGCTTCTTGAGGGAAGCGTTATCAGAGAGTCACACCGTGGATGTCATCGTGTGCAAGACCCCTATTCACTGAGATGCCAGCCCCAAATTATGGGAGCCGTTTTACATCAGATCCAATTCGTTAGCGATACGCTTCAGGTTGAAGCGAATGCCGTTTCAGATAACCCCCTGGTCTTTCCAGAGCAGGGTGATATTCTGTCCGGAGGCAATTTCCATGGCGAAATTATTGCTATGGCCGCAGATAATCTGGCATTGGCCGTAGCTGAAATCGGATCCAACGCCGAGCGGCGTATTGCGCTCTTAATTGACAGGAATTTCAGCGGGCTTCCCGCATTTCTGGTGAAAGAGGGAGGGCTCAATTCAGGATTTATGATAGCCCATGTTACAGCAGCATCCTGTGCGAGCGATAACAAGGCACTGGCTCATCCTCATTGTGTGGATAGCCTGCCGACTTCGGCCAATCAGGAAGATCATGTGTCGATGTCCACCAATGCAGCCAGAAGACTGCATGCCATGAACGACAACACGGCAACTATTCTCGCCATAGAGCTTCTTGCCGCGTGTCAGGGACTGGAATTTCATCAGCCTCTGACTACATCGCCTCCTTTGCACAACATTTATCAGCGAGTGCGAGATGTTGTCAAACCTTACGACAAGGATCGTTATTTTGCACCGGATATTGCCGTTATCAAGGAAATGATACTCCGTGGAGAAATCCTCTCCGAAGTGAGTCAATAA
- a CDS encoding coniferyl aldehyde dehydrogenase, with amino-acid sequence MLLQDTFEELQKDYYQTPYLSVRERRDVLKALKKRIREKAVALADAMNSDFSHRAQIESLFLEIYPTLKSIDYCLAHLNQWTRKRKRKLSWHFLPGKAYLIPQPLGVVGIMVPWNYPVFLSIIPAIYALAAGNRVMIKMSELTPKTTEALQSLFDDHRMIRVTGGDVSVSREFARLPFGHLLFTGSTAVGKSVMAAASEHLTPVTLELGGKSPAIVSKTMDKQYYNRLFMGKLFNAGQTCIAPDYLYIPAGQESQLERELHDFINRHYPNLPSNQDYSSIINEQHKERLLQLVEDARQKGARVVTIGEPNDNAQKIPFYLLFDVNESMKVMQEEIFGPILPVLSYQSINEAVKYINDHPNPLAVYYFGNDREELQTLQYQVLSGALTVNDSLIHVAVDDLPFGGVGHSGMGQYHGREGFDTFSKLKPVLIKRKLALITFLYPPYGKLMRSFLHFFAGIKLREK; translated from the coding sequence ATGTTATTACAAGACACCTTTGAAGAACTGCAGAAGGATTATTATCAAACCCCTTATCTGTCCGTGAGGGAACGACGCGACGTTTTAAAGGCACTGAAAAAAAGGATCCGGGAAAAGGCTGTTGCGTTAGCCGACGCCATGAATTCCGATTTTTCACACCGCGCTCAAATTGAATCCCTGTTTCTGGAAATTTATCCTACCCTTAAATCCATAGATTATTGTCTGGCGCATTTGAATCAATGGACCAGAAAAAGAAAGAGAAAACTGTCCTGGCATTTTTTACCGGGTAAAGCGTATCTGATCCCACAGCCTTTAGGGGTCGTGGGGATTATGGTGCCCTGGAATTATCCGGTGTTCCTGTCCATTATACCGGCCATCTATGCGCTTGCCGCCGGGAACCGGGTGATGATAAAAATGTCCGAGCTAACCCCGAAAACCACAGAGGCGTTACAGAGTTTATTTGACGATCATCGTATGATCCGTGTTACAGGCGGCGATGTTTCCGTGTCCAGAGAATTTGCTCGTTTGCCTTTCGGACATTTGTTATTTACCGGGTCAACGGCCGTTGGCAAATCGGTTATGGCGGCTGCCAGTGAACATTTAACACCTGTTACTCTGGAGCTTGGCGGGAAATCCCCCGCCATCGTTTCAAAAACAATGGATAAACAATATTATAACCGGTTGTTTATGGGTAAATTATTTAACGCGGGTCAAACCTGTATCGCTCCTGATTATTTGTATATCCCCGCGGGACAGGAGTCTCAGTTAGAGCGGGAATTGCATGATTTTATAAACAGACATTATCCGAATCTGCCATCGAACCAGGATTACAGCAGCATCATTAATGAGCAACATAAAGAAAGATTACTGCAACTGGTTGAGGATGCCCGTCAAAAGGGCGCCCGGGTTGTTACGATTGGCGAGCCGAACGACAATGCTCAGAAAATACCTTTCTATCTGTTATTTGATGTCAATGAATCCATGAAAGTGATGCAGGAAGAAATTTTCGGACCGATACTCCCTGTACTTTCCTATCAGTCAATCAATGAGGCGGTCAAGTACATTAACGACCATCCCAACCCTCTTGCCGTCTATTATTTCGGAAACGACCGGGAAGAATTGCAAACGCTCCAATATCAGGTTTTATCGGGCGCATTAACCGTGAATGACAGTTTAATCCACGTGGCGGTTGATGATTTACCTTTTGGCGGCGTAGGGCATAGTGGTATGGGCCAGTATCATGGGCGAGAAGGGTTCGATACGTTTTCAAAATTAAAACCGGTGCTAATCAAACGAAAACTGGCGTTAATTACCTTTCTTTACCCGCCTTATGGTAAATTAATGCGTTCTTTCCTTCATTTTTTTGCCGGAATCAAGCTCAGGGAGAAATAA